The genomic window AGTAAAAGTGACTATCAAAAAATTTTCTCCAATCAAAtctaatttcttataattttcaaatttgatatcCAAGCTGATCTAAAACTTCTACTCATAAACTTGCATCTTTTTTCAATATAACTTTGTCTCCTCAACTAAGTAGCGAAAGTAACAGAAATATTAATCAAATGTCCTACGGTCATGTTCACGCCAAAGGCACCACTGAATATGAAACATTGGATAGGCAACAAGTGTGAGCACATCatgtcaaaattattttcaaaggtAAACTACCCATTCACTGGATGTCTTTATTGAAACTTCCTTCACTTTCACCTTCCTCTCCCAACACCCACATTAGTGTGTTTGGAAAATCAAATTCCCAACCTGCAAGTCTCTCAAACATCCCTCTCAAGCAAAGATTTAAGCACAATTTTCACTATATCTCTTGCCCCCTTTGACCAACATTTCCCATTTCCGAATGACAACTATAAAACCTTCCGGAGATCTAAGTGGACCTAAAACATCTATTTcggtatttataatatttattagttatttatataTAGATTGGTATATACTTGTCTTTTTTTGGGCTATTTTACTTATTCGAAGTTTGTGGTTGTTCCTCTGATTAATGTCATTTCTAATATTTAAACCTACCTTCCCCCTTAAGAATGCAATATGCATTACCATTACACCCTACACTTGTTGATATATCTACTTATCATCATCACTTTAACTCTACTTATGAAGTTTTTAAGCTCCATCAATTgtgtaacaaatatttttctcttTGTATATATGTAAAAGTATTTAATGTGCCCTTTAAGACACGTTGTTAAATAATTATGGCCAAAttctattgttaattttttttatgaataaattataaatttactttttatattctattttaattagttttaatctatatactttttgaattaataaaatttaatttttacattttttaaaatttgaaattccaATCATAAACTTTTCTCCAATTTAATTTGTTTGAGTCCTTGTATTATTATACTGACCCTAAAAACATTTTCTTCATTATTTCTcaaaaaagaccctaattaattgAAGCATTGAAGAACATCCAAAATGTACACTCGGAGGCCCCTTAATTAACTTCTTTGCAAGTCCACCCAAACTTTTAAGCTTAAAAACAACATTGGCTTGGAAAAACAGATCTTATCCAAATTTCAACTTGTCGcacaaaaataatcaaatccAACTTGAATAATATTTTATCATCCAATTACAAATCGCCTTCACGTTTCGTCAATTActaaaaccaaccaaccaaccaactCTATTTCGATTTCTAATATTTCTTATTTCAACTGCATgtcttttttattgaaaaattaattcattaatcaaATGAGTTTAACCATATCCATTTCGCGGCAGTACTATTATCTGCCACTGCGGCGCACCACCGCTGCCTACATGGCTTTCAAAGCCCAAGCCGGTTCCGACACGAATTTTGATTGGTCCGACAATCATTCCCCGCCAATCAATTCCTTCCAAATGTTTGTCACCCACCGGTTTTTATCGTTACACAAGTCTTAGCCGGTGGGTTATGGACACGTGGAAAAAGACATGGCAAATTGCAGAAAAAGTGTTTTGTTTGGGTTTATTTAAATGCTGAATAGATGAGAACAAGTGCCACGTCAGACAGAAGCAGACCTCTTCAGCTCACCAAAAGCCGTTTATTTACAAAATCGACTCTTTTAAAACTGACTCTCGTCGTTTGTTACTTTCCAAGTCAGCTCGAAAAGGTCGTCCAGTTAATAATAGATATTTGTTTATAGTGGAATGTGAAATTTTAAGGAAATGCGGAGGATAAATCTGGAATAGGAATGATTAAGTTTCTTAGTGGCGTATCTCCCCCacgcacatttcaaaatttcttttcaCCCAACCCGTATATAAATCAACTCACTCGTGTATCATGAATCCATTTTCTTACTCTACAAGTGCAATTCCTAATTATAACTAATACACATTCATATAACTAccaaattacaattataattaatataaaattaaactaatgtCATGGATGAATtagtaatttcaatatatttaaatttaaatttaaataaatatgtgtgatatttaaatcaaaataaattttagatttaaaatttgcACATGAAATTTACGCATTTTAAGTGCTCAGAGTTTGCCAAAACTCAAGGCCTAGTTATCATGCATTCCcatttttttggttttcttttggtAGCTCTAGTTTTTAACATTTTTGGGAGACGTGCAAGGAAAGATATAAAGGAAGCGCGTAGGAGAAGTAAaggctatgtgtcacacatgTCACGACACATCAGATTTCATTGCTACGCTTTTTacgttttaaagtattttttttctctcttccttATGCTGTCTATAAAGTTCAAGACAGCCAATTTGGACATCATTGAACTAGTAGCAGCGACATACTctgttcttttctcttttctttcatgGAAGACAACAATCATAACTCAACCTCCACCTTCGCCATGTCCTCCGCCTCTGAATTACCCGAACCAAATGTCCAGATCCTTACTTCCAGCGGCGTCCGCATCCCCGCTCACTTCAGCATCTTGGCAAGGACTCTAAATACTCTCTTTTCACTTTTTAacgattttattttttcttttcatgacttttatttcttttttaattttaaaataggcAATGGTGTCGCCAGTGCTGGACAACATAATGGAAAGGCCAGTTAAGCATGGGAGCTCTGAGAGAGTCATCCCCATTCTCGGCGTTCCATGCGACGCCGTTACCGCTTTTATTAAATACCTCTATAATTCCATGTTAGTAAATAGTTGCTTAAGCTTTTCCGGTTTTCACCCTCCTCTAATTCTTCCAATCATAATGACGTTAAGATAGCATATACTTATAAATGTAAATATATCAAGGTGCGTGTATTATATTGGAAATGACCCCTGGTGTTGCGAATGCAATAGGTGCACGGAGGAGCAAATGGAGAAATATGGAATTCACCTGCTAGTATTATCACACGTTTATTTGGTGCCACAGCTGAAGCAGCGGTGCAGCAGGGGAGTGAGTCAGCGGCTGACGGTGGAGAATGCGGTGGACGTGCTCCAACTCGCCAGGCTCTGCGACGTACCCGACCTTTACCTCAAGTGCTTGAAGCAGGTCACCGCCCGTTTCAAAGCTGTCGAGCAAACCGAAGGCTGGAAATTCATGCAGGAACATGATCCCTGGCTCGAGCTCCACATTCTCCGATTTATGGACGAAGCTGaatcggtaaattttaaaaacaaatatttatcataatattacccaaattaagaatttaaattataatcCCAACATGATTAGATTAGAGATATCTAGTTGAATCTCATTTCATCTATCAAATATTTTTCcgttttatgatttatatttccTTAAAAATACAATATCTCTTGTTAATTGATATATCTATATTTATAGATTGTTAActtattggatttttttttcattttttaaaaataatatttttatttagtacgttttaattttgtataatttttttgaatttttaaataatatttatattataatatcatatatttaatttttatgtgatataaataagtaaaaaaattagtaagtctAATCTACCTCAACTCTTAAATTTAAGTCTGTAATATCTTTTAactgaattttaattttcatccAAACTACTTAATATTTCTATTCAAATGCTTTAAAATATTAACCAAAGTTTGGAGTGTATTGGTTACGAATGGTTTGTGAACATTGTTTTggcagaaaaaaaaagagaaggtgGCGTCAGAGGAAAGAACAGCGCTTGTATTTACAACTAAGCGACGGACTCGAGTGTTTGGAGCACATTTGCAGGGAAGGGTGCACAACGGTGGGGCCGTACGACGTCGAGACGGCAAAGAAACCGAGCCCCTGCGACAAGTACGCGACGTGCCAAGGTGTCCAGATGTTGATAAAGCATTTGGTTTTGTGTAAGAGAAGGGCAAGTGGCGTAGGCTGCTGTCGCTGCAACCGCATGTGGCAGCTCCTTAGACTCCATTCCTCCATCTGTGATCACCCTGATTCTTGCAGGGTTCCACTTTACAGGTtatttccattattatttcaCTTGTTATGGTTTTattatattcatcatttaattagaCAGCACATTTTTATTGTCAAGATTTTGGGTTTTCGATGAACCAATCTTTTGGACAGCCGACTGAAAATTTGTCAATTCTTACAACTggcaaatataattattattgatGGTGTTGGTAGGCTGGTAGCTTGTTTTGTTATCAGAAAAATAACACACTGACTTCTTGTCCTGCTCTTAAAATATCATTCATCCCGTCGGCTATTTATTAACAAGTTCTCCCATCTTTGTCATTTTCTTCATTAATTGGGTCCCTTTTTTCTTCCCTTtcaatttaaccatgaatgaCCATAAACTAAAATATCTATTTCTCacagataaatttaatttttagaactTTTTCATATAGTTTTCAAACTTATAACTGAATATAAAGTTGCTATTTGTTCGAATTAACTGGCTGAATCAATATATTAGGACAGTTAGCGTTGACAGGCAATTCAAATGGAAAGCACAACAGAAAATGGGAGAGGATGCGAAGTGGAAGCTGCTTGTGAAGAAGGTCTGCTCGGCCAAAGCTATGTTGTCGCTGTCTCTACCCAAGAGAAAGAGAGAGGAGGAGCTGAAGGAAACAATGGGCAGAACTGCTCATGCATTGAAAACCTTCAGATTATATTGAGCTTCCATGGAAATTAAGAACTTGGTGCCTGTAAAAATAGTCCAGTGAGTCAAACCTTTTGATCCTTATGAGTTGAAATTATGTCCTTGTgagttgtctttttttttttctggctAGCTAGCTTCAGTGGGTGAGATGAGGGCAGTAAGCTAAATTGTTCGATCCGTATGGGTGGAAATTATGTGGTTGTGAGATGTTTTTCTTGGCTAgctatagattttttttatttaatagaaatttaGCAACGTTTTGGGATTACATAGAATTTTAGCTTGAATTATGTGGTCGAGAGTTTGAGTATGTTGTATGGAGTGTCTGCTTGTAATATTATAAACCTGTCCAATTAGTGCATGTGAAAAGGTTTTGGTCGAAAATGActcaaattattaaaaacatgaaaatttgggATTAGTTTGAAATTTCCAattcaatttacaatttttaatcaACAAACTAAAGAAGTATTGCattatgttcaaaaaaaaaaaagaattactaCATTAATAGACATAAAGGCAAAAAAACCCCCTCAAATATTGGATGTTaacttgaaatatttttttatgatgtgTTATTATTACAATTACTATACTTAACATTTAATTTGGAATTGCTCGTTGATACATACTGTATCAACAAAGATGGAGGAGGAGGACAAGAGGCAGTGTCAAAAAATGTCGATTCATCATTTTAGGATTAAGAGTTGAAAATATAGAAAGACTCAGGATAAATGCTTAGTGTATTAGGGTTTTGAGTGGAGAGGAGTCACCTTATAATGTTGATACATTTGGATATTTATAGGAGAGTGACGGTTCCTACCCAATTATGCCACTTAATGGGTCAATGGGCCTTGGATGGCCTAATAGAGGGTCCAACTGGGTCCAATTTGAAGTAGGAATATAATAATAGTCCCCCTAATCAAGAGGTAGGTTATTAAGTGACCTTACCTCGAGACTATCCACAAGTTACTCTCGTGGATGATAGTTGTTGCAAATAAAGGAATGAGACGAAGGGTACAATTTATTAGTTGGATGACCCGGGAACATCTGATGCTTTACAAGGCTATTGAAATTAATGTGTACCCTTTTTGATAATGTGTTTGcggatgatattttgatttatggtTGACACATATAAATTTCGCTTTGTGATTTAGCAAGTGGTATACCCATTGGCTTGACAATCCAAAAATGTTTAATGTAGACTTGAGTGATGCAGTTGTCAATTAGAAGATCCATATTTCTACAATGGAGACATGTATGCATATTGTGGATGTGATGATTGGAAATGTAAAAAGAGGACATTCAAGCCATCTGTTGGCAATATAAAATGTAAGAGACACGACCCATTTGGTGGTAGTATGAAACATAAGAATTGTATATTATTTGTTGGCGATATAAAATGTAAGAAATGTGTATTGTCTATTGGTAATATAAAACAGAAGAAATGTGTATCATTCGTTGGCGATATAATACATAAGAAATGCATAAGGCCCGTTAAAATATGAGCGGGAAGATTATCCTTTGTTATAAATAATGGTAACGAATGTAGCTTTTGGCTTGAGTTTTTGACGAGTAAATTAAAATTGAGTAAGTGCTTACAAAATGTGGTATTGTAAtcctaatttgaaaataattgttgataTGGAGAGATAAAGTGCTTTTGCTCATAGTTATAATTTTTTCATTAACCTAACTTTGATTTTTATGAAGATGATATGCCTCACCTTCATCGAGAGCCTGAAGGGTTCACAGAGGAACCCGAATATTGAAGATATATCTCACCTCTATTGAGAACCTAAAGGGTTCATGTTGGGGCCTGAATGTTGAAAATATGTCTCACCTCCGCCGAGAGCCCTAAAGGTTCACGAAGGTttgcaataaataataaaatgacctTACTCCCAGACGCATGGAGGAAGGCTTACAGAAGGTAATAAAGTGACCTTGCTCCCTAACATATGGGGGAAGGCTTATGGAAAGCAATAAACCGGACCTACTCCCAGACTTATGGGGGGACGCTTATAGAAGGTAATAAAGTGACCTTGCTTCCAAACACATGAGGGAAGGCTTATGGAAAGCAATAAATTGGCCCTACTCCTAGACGTATGGGGGAGGCTTACAGAAGGTGATAATGTGGCCCTACTCTCAAATGCATAAGGCTTGTGGATGGGGTTTAATGACATCTTTGCTTTCAGAAGCATGGGGGGAAGCTTACAGACGGGTTTAATAATAATATCTCTACTCCTTGATGCACGAGGGAGGCTTAAGGGCAAGGTTTAATGATAATATCTCCACTCCCAAACACATAGGGGTAGGCTTACGGATGGGGTTTAACAATAATGTCCTTACTCTCAAACACATGGGGGAGGCTTACGAACAAGGTTTAACAATAATATCCATGCTTCCAAACGCATGGGGGAAGACTTACGGTAAGAAATCTTTGGTCGAGTGCAATACCATTGACCCTCGCGATCGAAAATTATGGGAGAGTAAGATCCTACCAAGTCAAATCACAATCGTCCACAGGCAATGTACTAAgtaatttctctttaatttttcacttaataagataaaataggtaTAGTTGCTTATCActtaatgtaaaaaatataaaataaattaaaataaattatttttttaaaatgagacattcaaattaatgtatttatctttcatctaaaattattcataaaacgcttatttacttaaaaaaaactattgaaaataatataaaatattgtattaataatattaaaattaaaaaacaaataatgttttaaaaataaatatttatttttatcaaacaatATGATTATATTCCTTACctataattactaatttaccaaataatgttttaatataaattaatcaattataaaataaaaattttcgacacttacaatttcaatttattacaaatagaaaaattatgaaGATGGATTGTAATAGAAGGCAGTCTGGAGCCTGGTAAAGCTGAATCAAGCCCATTTACTGACCCTCCTTCCAGAAAAGCAAGTCAAATAAACCTAACAACCcaaccaaaaaatatataaagccTTCGTCTTTTTTTGCTGCCTTCCTCTTTTTCGCAATCCaccatttttcttctctttttcttcttggGGTCTTTCACTATTCTGTACTGAACTGCGGTGTTTTCGCGTTTTTACCTGAAATGGAACCCGAAATGTCGGAACCGCCGCCTCAAGTTTCCATAAAGCCCGAAGTGGATGCCGCCGCAGGCGGCGTTGACAGCTCCAAGACGCTTCTTCCGCCTCCCAAAGTCGTCGTTTTGGCTGACCTTAACGTCAACCCTCCTGAATCCGACGACCACGATTCTCTACTTCTCCCTGCTCCCGACCTTTCCAGGTTCCTACTCCTTTTGCTCGGATTCGTTCTGTGTTTTCTGTAATTATTGAATAATTATTGAGCTTTCTGGGTTTCTTTATTCCttatatttaattccattttatttattttctggaAATGGCCGAGTTTagagcaatttaatttaattttggctttttcttgaTGAAGCTTGGGTTTTAAACTGCTTCAAAAACAAAAACCCTGAAAACCCTTGCTTTAACATCTCTGATGAAATCATTGTATGCTTAAAAGGACTGTGTTTTGTGTTTTCTGAGTTAAGAAGTTGAGGTGATGTTTGAACATTATTACAATTTACATGATGTAGGCTAACTAACGATGAAAGCAGTCAGGAGAAAAGTACCTTAATTTCCAAAGACGGTGATGCCATAGAAGGCGCAGTTAAAAAGTTAAACAAGAAATGTCGTTCGAGAGTAAGTAAGGCTGATGCTTTACTCGACTGTGGAGTGGATGCAGATGGGGATCAGCCTAGTCAAGGGGCTTCCTCGTCTCGTGAGGAAAAAGTCAGCAGCCTTAAAACTGTTAGTCCCATCCTCCATGTAGTTGTAAGCTTGGTGCTCTAGTCGATGGATATCAAATTGAGTGTGCTGTATCATCTCTTATATGTTTTGCACTATCTCAAACTGAGAAACAGTGTAGGGTTAGGAGGGAGAGCATTAATTCCATGGACTTGTTTCTTTCTACAGTTGCTTCTTCACTTTTCCTTGATTTTGTGGGATTTTGAATAATTTCCCCCCTTTTATGCTACTGTTAGCGTTTCATAGCTATGTTGTTGAGAGGGGCCAGCGAAAGGGTTTGAGTAATTATATGGATATCTTGATTTTTGTTATAATATTCTTGGTACTCAGTAAATTCATAAACTGACACACTGCAGCTTGTTTGTTACTTAACAATCATTGTATGTTCTTTTAGGGCTTGGTACATGTTGCAAGGAAGATGCCAAAAAATGCTCATGCTCATTTTATTCTTGGTCTAATGTATCAAAGGCTCAGTCAACCTCAAAAGGTATGGAACTTATCTGACTTATCAGACACCATAGCTTCATGAATATACAGTACGTCTATTTCAGTCAATACCCCTTTTTCCCTCTTTTTAAAGGCAATTTCGGCATATGAGAAAGCTGCAGAGATATTGCTGCGCTGTGAGGCAGAGATTGCACGGCCAGAGTTGCTTTCCTTTGTACAAATTCACCACGCACAGGTGCAGTTgtaaattaatttcattttctcTTGACTCATTTCTAGCATGATAGAGTGAATATTGTCATAAATTTATATGGTTTCTAATCTAGCATTGATAAATTTGCAGTGTCTTCTCCTAGAGAATTCAGGAGATAACGTTTTGGACAAAGAGCTTGAACCTGAAGAGCTCGATGAGATCCTTTCCAAATTGAAGGAGTCAATGCAGTCTGATATTAGACAAGCAGGTGTATGGAACACCCTTGGCTTGATGCTTCTCAAAACTGGCCGACTGCAGGTATAACTATGAAATTATCATTTGGTTGAATAGTATTTTTCTCATTACTTGGTCTGATGTGGAGTTTAATTTTGGTATAGACTGCTATCACAGTTTTGTCGTCTTTACTGGCTCTTGCTCCTGATGACTATGATTGCCTTGGAAACCTTGGGATTGCTTATCTCCAGAGGTAAGGTTTTCTCAATATGGCACTATGTGTTCTTTAGGCTTTTGGGTTTTATTTCAAACTTTGCTATCATGCCTTGTAGAATTGGTCAGAAATGGGAAAGCAATAATAAAATCTCAAGTGAGGGTAAGAGAGGATAACTTTGAGCAGTCTTCTACCTAAGAAAATCAAATATGGactctattaaaaattttaatacgcGTATGGTTGGATTGTAAACTGCTCATGattctttgtttcttgatctttttcatccatttctggtctgttctttttctttcctttcatttGTCCTGCATATTGGCTACAGGTATTGCTGAATTAGTTCATATGTCTAACCTTTTTCTAGTTGTCATTATTCACGATGGTCATGTCAATGATCTTAGCTAGTATTAAATTTTATCGAGAATAGAAGAGCTTCATGTCTTCAATGTGTGCTTCATGCAAAGCAATGTTGCTTGtaatcttcatttttcttaaagtaccCATGTTCAACACTGTGTCTGTTGCATGGATATGGGGATATGACATCTAAGGATTctccaaatatataaaaaaaaactttgaaaagtTTAACAATACGCATGTCAGATAACTCGTTTCCAAGACTCACAATTCCCCTTCAATTAATTGTGGTTATATCTGAGAATGTGTATGTACTTGATAAATTCATTAAACATATATCTTAGAACAGTCACATGAACCTCAAGCCATGGCTAATGACCATCTGAATATTTTCTTCTATTGTTTTACAGTGATATTATGAATCTGCATTCAAGTCGTACATTCATTGATGCATTAATATGATTATGTTTTCAATGCATGTCATCTACCTTCTAACTCAGATGATCTATGTTTCTAGTGGAAACTTGGAGCTTTCAGCTAAGTATTTCCAAGATTTGATTGTTAAAGATCAAAACCATCCAGCGGCTTTAATGAACTATGCTGCAATTCTTCTTTGTAAACATGGTTCAATTGTTGCAGGTAGGCttgtgatgagtctaaattcttgTTTCCCTAGTGTTCTCGCGTTGTTGTTTGGAACAACTGTCAAATGCAGCAATGTATGTGTTCAATTATTTGTGACTGTAATTGGCAAATGAGATATACAGGCTAAAAGTAAGTTGCTTAAGCTCATTCTTTTATCTTTTCAGGTGCTGGTGCAAATGCCAGTGAAGGAGCTTCCGGGGATCAGTTTGCAGCTATCAATGTTGCGAGGGAGTGTTTGTTAGCTGCAGTAAAATCTGATCCAAAAGCAGCACATACATGGGCAAATCTAGCTAATGCATATTATTTGATCGGTGACCATCGTAGTTCCAGCAAATGCTTGGAGAAGGTGCTAATGGCTCATTGATACTGTCTGCATATAATGGAAAAATCACAATTAATTTACTAATGCTTGCTTTCTGTGGTCTTGGGCaagttttaatttattattgCTTTTGTTTATTGTTAAATAGGCTGCAAAACTGGAACCAAATTGCATGTCTACTCGATATGCCGTTGCAGTCCATCGGATCAAGGATGTTGAAAGGTCACAAGATCCTAGTGAACAGCTTTCTTGGGCAGGCAATGAAATGGCATCAG from Gossypium hirsutum isolate 1008001.06 chromosome D12, Gossypium_hirsutum_v2.1, whole genome shotgun sequence includes these protein-coding regions:
- the LOC121224259 gene encoding probable UDP-N-acetylglucosamine--peptide N-acetylglucosaminyltransferase SPINDLY, producing MEPEMSEPPPQVSIKPEVDAAAGGVDSSKTLLPPPKVVVLADLNVNPPESDDHDSLLLPAPDLSRLTNDESSQEKSTLISKDGDAIEGAVKKLNKKCRSRVSKADALLDCGVDADGDQPSQGASSSREEKVSSLKTGLVHVARKMPKNAHAHFILGLMYQRLSQPQKAISAYEKAAEILLRCEAEIARPELLSFVQIHHAQCLLLENSGDNVLDKELEPEELDEILSKLKESMQSDIRQAGVWNTLGLMLLKTGRLQTAITVLSSLLALAPDDYDCLGNLGIAYLQSGNLELSAKYFQDLIVKDQNHPAALMNYAAILLCKHGSIVAGAGANASEGASGDQFAAINVARECLLAAVKSDPKAAHTWANLANAYYLIGDHRSSSKCLEKAAKLEPNCMSTRYAVAVHRIKDVERSQDPSEQLSWAGNEMASVLREGDSVPIEPTIAWAGLAMVHKAQHEIVAAFETDQNELVEVEERAIFSLKQATAEDPDDAMQWNQLGLDSLCSQHFKMAQKYLKAAVVRFRKCSSYAWSNLGISLQLSGETSQAECVYKRALSLATTEQAHAIFSNLGNLYRQQKQYDRAKAMFTKSLELQPGYAPAFNNLGLVFVAEGHWEEAKFCFDKALQSDPLLDAAKSNMIKTVALSRLCAGLSSFIIPD
- the LOC107944048 gene encoding BTB/POZ and TAZ domain-containing protein 1, with product MEDNNHNSTSTFAMSSASELPEPNVQILTSSGVRIPAHFSILAMVSPVLDNIMERPVKHGSSERVIPILGVPCDAVTAFIKYLYNSMCTEEQMEKYGIHLLVLSHVYLVPQLKQRCSRGVSQRLTVENAVDVLQLARLCDVPDLYLKCLKQVTARFKAVEQTEGWKFMQEHDPWLELHILRFMDEAESRRWRQRKEQRLYLQLSDGLECLEHICREGCTTVGPYDVETAKKPSPCDKYATCQGVQMLIKHLVLCKRRASGVGCCRCNRMWQLLRLHSSICDHPDSCRVPLYRQFKWKAQQKMGEDAKWKLLVKKVCSAKAMLSLSLPKRKREEELKETMGRTAHALKTFRLY